AGAGCTATAATCCAGAGTTTCTCAATCTTGTGGGCTGGTGGGATATTTTTAAGGCTAATATGTATGTGAAACATACAAGTTGTGCAATATTctaccaatttttttttaccaatttcGTCGTCAGCTATAGTCACATAAAAATTACATACAATACAGAAATATGCTATTCTAAAATTAACACGATAGTCCAGAACCCCAAAAAGCTTGAGAAACCATATTAtaatttgtctgtctgtatgttttccCACCTTAAGTTTGAAGTTCTCCAGAATCTGTCTGAGCAAGAAGGGATTACACCTCTCTGCAGCGTTTAAAAAAGCCTGAATCCAGTCGTCACAGAACCGATTACTCACTGGGGGGAGAAAACATCTACATTAAACTCCTCAGTTGTGACATTttgcagcagagagaaacattATTTTTCCTGGCTTTACTTAGTATGTCACTGAGCACGACTTACCAGTGTTGGTAAGTGTGGGCGGGCTGGTGGAGCAGTCTATAATCAGGTCAGAGTGTGTGTCTTCTGAGATAGCCTTACACAGAGACGCTGTTGTGGTGTCCTGCTGGGACAGGCCCTGCAAACTGGCTGCTTTAATGAACCTGGTGCAGTATACAGAAGACAGCTATTACATACTGTACTACAAAGAAATGCAGGAAGGAAGACCTCTTAAGTTGTAGGATTTGGTCATGCCGTCGTGTAGGTACAGTGATTCGAACCTAACTCACCTCAACACATCAGCCTTTGTCCTTTCGTCTGAATTGATGATGTCCACGTGTGTGTGACTCAGGGCCTGTGTACAGAAATTGTAGTGGCTGCAATGCATTGTTCTGAGGAAAACGTTTATCTTACAACTGTGtctaacaaaataaataaactcgattactgtgtttaaatgtgcagTTCAGCCTAAAACACAGTCTTACACAGAGTGCCATCTATGCATCCAGATACTTTTTGGTAAAATTTACTGTTGGTATGGCTCAAACCTGTACTGATGACATAGCACTTacatgagaggaagaaacactaaaagaagaaacattagTGTTATCAGATTTAATTGTTTTAGCGGTTTTAGCACATCAGTGAGCTCCACTGTCCAAGTCCAGACTTTTTTAAACCAAACTGGAGCTATCTGGAAGTAagctttttagtgtttttttactttcatttcattttactaTCACACAACTCAACAGAATGACTATATATCTATACAGAGCGAGTAACAAattcacagacacattttggtAGTTTCACTATGACaatacatactttttttttcacagggcTTCTGAATGAGCTGCTACAAGTGAGGGGTTTGTGGTCAGGACCATAGTGGTATATTCACGAGGTgaaatgatgagaaaaacaTCCGCACACTCCAATCTGTGCATATTCGTTGACTGATTTATGCATTATTAAATTGCATAAATCTGCATAGATCAGAGTGTGTAGAGGCTTTTCCTATCATTATATATTGTATCTTAAATCCAGCAGCTCAAAAAAGCCTTTTTAGTGAGCATTAATCTTTATATATTGGACATATtcaaaaggtgaaaaatgaCTCACAGCATGCAGCAGGAAGCTGATGTTGCTCTGGACCAGCTGCACCACACGATAAATGTGCATCACAGACTCCTCGTACCACCGGCTCAGATAGGGACGCACCTCTGTCTCAAGATTTtgcagctgacacacacacacacacacacacacacacacacacacacacacacacacacacacacacacagacatagagGGAAATGTCAATCTTGcattaataatacaataaaaaacaaactgcttaATTACACTGACATTACATTCTCATACCTCTGGGGTTTGCAGGCTGCTATGTAGACCTTGGACGTATTTATCAAGCTCTAACCTAAATGTGCATTTGGTCAAGGAATATGAACTACTGCCTGCTTCTCTGTACAAAGTTACAATGATGCTGAAGCAATGCAACAATGCAGGAAAGCAATAGCAAGGACTGTGTATACAATTGTGCATTTCTATGCAAAAAACTGCGAGCAAAGGATATAGGTTCAGTCCTTTTTCAGAGCCCCCCATAAAGCAGATGACATATCCATTGCCGTCAGCATCAGGCTGTTCAGGAGACCTTTCCTGCTCCAGGAGACAGCAGTAGCAGCCGACTGCCTGCTCTGGGATACTGAGAGGAGTAAATAATCAACACATTTGTGTTAACCAACTCACTGATTTTGTCCATCTCTGAATCTTCATTTCCAGAAGTTACATTTTATTACTGTGATGAAACAAAACAGGCTCCATTCACTATGATATCAggtatgatatgatatgataatgaAGATTGTGCTGCAAGAATTATGAGGTCACACATTGTTTTGGGTTGTTTTGTCCTGAGATCTTGACTTTGTGCCCCGCTGGTGGGGAAGAAATGGTGATGGAAAAAGTTATGAATGAATATGTAAAATTATTACCTGAGTTCCACCGTGGCGATGTTGCCCATGCCTCCAAGCAGGGCTCCTTTACTCAGCCTCCTTGAAATATAGGTCCGCAGCTCAGGTTCCGCCTCCAATGGCAGGCTGCTGTCAATCAGAGTCAGGCTGTGGACAGAGCAGAGAGTCAGTACGGATACACGCAGCCAGTGAAGGCGACGAGGAAGCCACTCAAGTCAATGGAGAGCAGATGGAGAAAGCTGATGACCAAAAGCCACAtccaacacaacacacaactgAGTCACATAGCTGTAACTGCATCATCTCagtcactgacaaaacacatattttgccattttttcaACTCCACTTGACATATAGAAGTGGAGATCCCCATTCAGATTGGGGAGAGACCTTAAGGCCATGTAACTCAGCACAGCACAGCAATGAACAATCAGGacaaaatcacaaatgaaaacagcacTGATTCCATGTTGATTGGATTTCCCGTAGCAGCCCGAGGACACACCAATGCACAACAGTGAAAGCCAAAGAGAAAATGACCACTGAAAGCAAGGAGAAGGTAGGCGGATGGCTCCTTTGTTACCTAAAGTCATCTTGACTGGTTGTGGAGTCTGCTCTTCTCTGGTTCCATGCCACATTTTCCCCAGTAGCCTCAGATCTAAGACAATTGACAGTTTACTCATCATCTGGTTAGTTTTTAATGTACAAATCTGTTTTTACCTACATGAGTGTCACTGTCAGCAGGTTCAGGAACAAGGGACTACAATAATTAAAGAGTGCTTTAGGGTATGAATCACATACTGCATAATAATTCAAACAGTgatacagacaaacaaacactcttAACCCACCAGGAAGCAAGTCGTATTCAGGAAAAAGAACAGTAATTGTGTGATGTCCTGTAAGAAAAGTTTTACCTACTATGTGAACAAAAATACCGATAAGAAATAATCCAACAATAAATGTTCATCAGAAAATGCAGTAAAGacacattataaaataattCCAATACATTCAACACATGTAAAATGACACACTAGACAAACACTCCTAAACACGACCTTCATTTATTTTAGGGAtagaaaaacaatttattaaGGCAACATCGGCTGTGCAAAACAGAAACTGGGACAATTAATTGGCCGTTACCTGGTGCCTTGATAAAGGTAGATGGTGTAGTAGCAGTTCAATTGAATTTTCTGGCTGTATCCAGCAATTTCTTCGCTGTCAAAgtcatctctctcctccacgTCGATTGAATCTTGGAAGGACGAGGTTTGGGAGGTAAACATGATGCTACTACTGCTAGCAGCCGGCTAAACTAGCAGATAACGATTGTTTAGCTGTGCTGCTGTGGTAGATACTTATAATTATTATGGTAGAtagtattattaattattaatggcGTTGGGATGTCTGGCTGATATTGCAATGATATAGAAGCGCACATACAGCAGTTACAGCTGTGGAACAGCTATCTCGTTTATGTGGCCTTTGCGCATGCGCCAATTGTGTACGTCCTCAAAAACAGTCCGACTATGATATGAATATGTGATGTGCGTTCCTGGGACAaacgtttatttatttatttatttatttatttatttatttattttcttaatatt
The genomic region above belongs to Thunnus albacares chromosome 17, fThuAlb1.1, whole genome shotgun sequence and contains:
- the c17h17orf75 gene encoding protein Njmu-R1 isoform X1 is translated as MFTSQTSSFQDSIDVEERDDFDSEEIAGYSQKIQLNCYYTIYLYQGTRSEATGENVAWNQRRADSTTSQDDFSLTLIDSSLPLEAEPELRTYISRRLSKGALLGGMGNIATVELSIPEQAVGCYCCLLEQERSPEQPDADGNGYVICFMGGSEKGLNLFRLELDKYVQGLHSSLQTPELQNLETEVRPYLSRWYEESVMHIYRVVQLVQSNISFLLHAALSHTHVDIINSDERTKADVLRFIKAASLQGLSQQDTTTASLCKAISEDTHSDLIIDCSTSPPTLTNTVSNRFCDDWIQAFLNAAERCNPFLLRQILENFKLKAIQDMNSLKRFVRQAEMSHYALFRCCQFLQGCGNGDVLLQNARAEHSDLPEACSIITVLEEFLRDQSQAQA
- the c17h17orf75 gene encoding protein Njmu-R1 isoform X2, with translation MFTSQTSSFQDSIDVEERDDFDSEEIAGYSQKIQLNCYYTIYLYQGTSLTLIDSSLPLEAEPELRTYISRRLSKGALLGGMGNIATVELSIPEQAVGCYCCLLEQERSPEQPDADGNGYVICFMGGSEKGLNLFRLELDKYVQGLHSSLQTPELQNLETEVRPYLSRWYEESVMHIYRVVQLVQSNISFLLHAALSHTHVDIINSDERTKADVLRFIKAASLQGLSQQDTTTASLCKAISEDTHSDLIIDCSTSPPTLTNTVSNRFCDDWIQAFLNAAERCNPFLLRQILENFKLKAIQDMNSLKRFVRQAEMSHYALFRCCQFLQGCGNGDVLLQNARAEHSDLPEACSIITVLEEFLRDQSQAQA